From Halobacteriovorax sp. GB3, a single genomic window includes:
- a CDS encoding peptidylprolyl isomerase, whose amino-acid sequence MFGLGGTKKSDYKEDLERIQVKFQTNMGDFTAELYAKECPETVWNFINLAEGRQETKKEGPFYDGLTFHRVISGFVIQGGCPDGNGMGGPGYRFEDECLPELRHESAGILSMANAGPGTNGSQFFITLGPTPHLDGRHTVFGKVIDGMETVNEIGTTKTAMMDKPVYDVVMEKLTVIRPE is encoded by the coding sequence ATGTTTGGTTTAGGTGGAACTAAGAAATCAGATTACAAAGAAGACCTAGAGAGAATTCAGGTAAAATTTCAAACGAATATGGGAGATTTTACAGCTGAGCTATACGCTAAAGAATGTCCAGAAACAGTTTGGAATTTCATCAATCTTGCTGAAGGTAGACAAGAGACAAAAAAGGAAGGGCCTTTTTACGATGGTCTAACTTTTCACCGTGTTATCAGTGGTTTTGTTATTCAAGGTGGATGCCCAGATGGAAATGGAATGGGTGGCCCTGGATACCGTTTTGAAGATGAATGCCTTCCTGAATTACGTCACGAGTCAGCTGGTATTCTTTCAATGGCCAACGCAGGTCCAGGAACAAATGGATCTCAATTCTTTATTACACTTGGTCCAACTCCACACCTAGATGGACGCCATACTGTATTTGGTAAAGTCATTGATGGAATGGAGACAGTAAATGAAATCGGAACAACTAAAACAGCAATGATGGACAAGCCTGTTTACGATGTTGTGATGGAAAAACTAACAGTTATCAGACCAGAATAA
- the recJ gene encoding single-stranded-DNA-specific exonuclease RecJ has translation MSLDTNTTTSQQFSPVIQRLFQKRSMGPKEIEEFLSWDLKALPNLTDMQDMEVTSKRIIEALDNNETIGIYGDYDVDGTTSCALFYHFFKMLGTECQLIQPSRFIEGYGIHPPSIDSAIEKGINLLITVDCGITNNEAADYAKEKGLDLIITDHHKDARDEMPKAYSVVNPNRRDEPKDSPLRALAGVTVAFAVCVKVREDLIKRGNKVPSLYPLLQFAAIGTICDLAKLNSANLKIVRHGLLQIKNTNYEGIKAFFTPEERKRPLVPSEKLSFNIGPLINSKGRLDHPEAALKLLISDNHKEAFELYNQLDICNRERKIIQNEVFQEAKDQVLDSMRDGEHLISIVYAPHFHEGVIGIVASKLVETFKVPAIVFSDSENEGIIKASARSAGDLNLFDCLNENSELFIKFGGHKAAAGLSMPKENLDTFKERMVALLRDIPAIERTQQDYYDVEIKPHEVTPQLIRELDKLEPFGMGNSKPIFKMKGFRLDTYDLLKDVHVRWNFQSLDKKMRLKGISFNYIGKWGLQTPEELFRLQEQGEELTVYFTLGFNYFNGNQYIQLMVDKVVAGDF, from the coding sequence ATGAGCCTAGATACAAATACGACAACTTCACAACAATTTTCACCAGTAATTCAAAGACTTTTTCAAAAAAGGTCAATGGGACCAAAAGAGATTGAAGAATTTCTTTCATGGGATCTTAAAGCACTTCCCAACCTCACTGATATGCAGGATATGGAAGTTACTTCTAAGCGAATTATTGAGGCCCTTGATAATAATGAAACGATCGGAATATATGGAGACTACGACGTAGACGGTACAACCTCTTGCGCTCTTTTCTACCATTTCTTCAAAATGCTTGGTACTGAGTGCCAGCTCATTCAACCAAGTCGTTTCATTGAAGGTTATGGTATTCACCCACCTTCAATTGATAGTGCCATTGAAAAGGGAATTAATCTCCTCATTACTGTCGACTGCGGAATTACCAATAATGAAGCGGCCGATTATGCAAAAGAGAAAGGTTTAGATCTCATCATTACTGATCACCATAAGGACGCCAGAGATGAAATGCCTAAAGCATACTCGGTCGTTAACCCAAATAGAAGAGATGAACCTAAGGACTCTCCCCTTAGAGCTCTTGCCGGTGTTACAGTTGCTTTTGCCGTTTGTGTAAAAGTAAGAGAGGACCTAATAAAAAGAGGAAATAAAGTTCCTTCTCTCTACCCACTCCTTCAATTTGCTGCCATTGGTACCATTTGTGACTTAGCAAAATTAAACTCAGCCAATTTGAAGATTGTTCGCCATGGACTGCTTCAAATTAAAAATACAAACTACGAAGGAATTAAAGCATTCTTCACTCCAGAAGAAAGAAAGCGCCCCCTTGTTCCAAGCGAGAAACTGTCATTTAATATCGGTCCACTCATTAATTCAAAGGGCCGTCTTGATCACCCTGAAGCAGCACTAAAACTTCTTATTTCTGATAATCACAAAGAAGCCTTTGAACTTTATAATCAACTCGACATTTGTAATAGAGAAAGAAAGATCATTCAAAATGAAGTCTTCCAAGAGGCCAAAGATCAGGTTCTTGATTCAATGAGAGATGGAGAGCACCTCATTAGTATTGTCTACGCTCCTCACTTTCATGAGGGAGTAATAGGAATTGTTGCCTCTAAACTCGTTGAGACTTTTAAAGTTCCAGCAATAGTTTTCTCAGACAGCGAAAATGAAGGGATTATCAAGGCCTCAGCAAGAAGTGCAGGAGACCTTAATCTCTTTGACTGTCTTAATGAAAATAGTGAATTGTTTATTAAGTTTGGTGGTCACAAGGCCGCTGCCGGACTCTCTATGCCAAAAGAAAACCTCGATACTTTCAAAGAAAGAATGGTTGCTCTTCTTAGAGATATTCCAGCTATCGAGAGAACTCAGCAAGATTATTATGATGTAGAAATCAAGCCACATGAAGTTACTCCTCAACTTATTAGAGAACTTGATAAGCTTGAACCATTCGGGATGGGAAATTCAAAACCTATTTTCAAAATGAAAGGTTTCAGACTAGATACCTATGATCTTCTTAAAGATGTTCACGTACGATGGAATTTTCAATCTCTCGATAAAAAAATGAGACTGAAAGGTATCAGTTTTAACTATATTGGAAAGTGGGGTCTTCAAACTCCAGAGGAACTCTTTCGCCTTCAAGAGCAAGGAGAGGAGCTTACTGTCTACTTCACTCTTGGATTCAATTACTTTAACGGTAATCAATACATTCAATTAATGGTTGATAAAGTTGTGGCAGGAGATTTTTAA
- a CDS encoding amidoligase family protein has translation MKLSLAVVLFLIISCQSTTTVQRSPSSFTSKFESCTQILKDFFISNRELTEDQKDLLYQFDQAVEFEELEAIHSQMKQWPKKDIRLFLGSSQLAKKLNMTDHEADFYVYRIKDGGLSDFDRDFLGFPRKTKLTALNEYRKTGIEIEGMIENPSVNTYKVVADLIKEFYSKRGKHAVVYDHGTQSSVPIEDIRPYDEQELYPKTLYSKENEKFYTIELRFGGKLEVKFDESLARTPTNHLGIEITSPILDKPLDREEFEDLVQFVLSKTLKEYPEEGGIHIHLDAPDITLEDYVSFLKDYQLAEKRIMSYFEPSKTRLVQPYLITKQIETLESLGQPKLNASRFSKKIEMIRGPVAYSGRHGTVEFRLFNSTLVVDKMRTMVDFSQRFLDLSLKRDAAFLRWLSSDEPLENFFKL, from the coding sequence ATGAAACTATCTCTCGCTGTTGTTCTATTTCTCATTATTAGCTGTCAAAGTACGACTACGGTACAAAGAAGTCCATCTTCCTTCACTTCAAAGTTTGAATCGTGTACGCAGATTTTAAAAGACTTCTTCATTAGCAACCGAGAGTTAACTGAAGATCAAAAAGATCTTTTGTATCAATTTGATCAAGCAGTTGAATTTGAGGAACTTGAGGCAATCCACTCTCAAATGAAGCAATGGCCAAAAAAAGACATTCGTCTATTTCTTGGAAGTAGTCAATTAGCAAAAAAACTCAACATGACTGATCATGAAGCTGACTTCTATGTTTATAGAATCAAAGATGGAGGACTATCAGACTTCGATAGAGATTTTCTTGGGTTTCCAAGGAAAACTAAGCTTACTGCTTTAAATGAGTATCGTAAGACGGGAATTGAAATAGAGGGAATGATTGAAAACCCTAGTGTTAATACTTATAAAGTTGTCGCTGATCTCATTAAGGAGTTTTATTCTAAGAGGGGGAAGCACGCTGTTGTTTATGATCATGGTACGCAATCATCTGTTCCAATAGAAGATATTCGTCCTTATGATGAGCAGGAGCTCTATCCAAAAACTCTTTATAGTAAAGAGAATGAAAAGTTCTATACAATTGAACTTCGATTTGGTGGTAAGTTAGAAGTTAAATTTGATGAATCTCTCGCGAGAACACCTACAAATCATTTGGGAATTGAGATTACAAGTCCTATTTTAGATAAGCCACTAGATAGAGAAGAGTTCGAAGATCTAGTTCAATTTGTTCTTTCTAAGACATTGAAAGAATATCCAGAAGAAGGTGGAATTCACATTCATCTCGATGCTCCCGATATTACTTTAGAGGACTATGTCAGTTTTTTAAAAGACTACCAATTGGCAGAAAAAAGAATCATGAGCTACTTTGAACCGAGTAAAACTCGTTTAGTTCAGCCATATTTAATAACAAAGCAAATTGAAACTCTTGAGTCATTAGGGCAGCCAAAGTTAAATGCTTCACGTTTTTCTAAGAAGATAGAGATGATAAGAGGGCCAGTTGCCTATAGTGGGCGTCATGGTACTGTTGAGTTTCGACTCTTCAACTCAACGCTAGTTGTTGATAAGATGAGAACTATGGTAGACTTCTCACAAAGATTTTTAGATCTATCATTAAAGCGCGATGCAGCCTTTTTAAGATGGTTGAGCTCTGATGAGCCTCTTGAAAACTTTTTTAAACTCTAA
- the nhaC gene encoding Na+/H+ antiporter NhaC: MRRPSMTVSFLPVLFLLGLLVINIILFGDEATGGANQLALLIASAFTIVIGHFYLKIDYKEIEKKVLDSVGVSLQALLILLVVGTLISIWILSGIVPTMIYYGLKLIHPSVFLAVSCLVCALVSLATGSSWSTTGTIGVALMAIGEAMGISEGMIAGAIISGAYFGDKMSPLSDTTNLAPAMAGTDLFTHIRHMMYTSGPAIVISLILFSIIGFFQNASNTESAQIASVLTGLEANFTITPLLFVVPAVVVFLVYKKTSALPALFVGIFGAVILTFIFQIQVIHKFGGTNVHDIVKYVLEVAISGFEMNSGGEILNKLLSRGGMYSMLKTVWLIFCAMIFGGALDATGMLETISTKILQSVRSVGGLVGSTLASCLFFNMTACDQYLAIVVPGKMFKKSYDKFNLHPKNLSRALEDAGTVTSVLVPWNTGGAYNSGVLGVSTLTYLPFCFFNILSPIISAFLGAMGWTIVKKIEAKENYEY; the protein is encoded by the coding sequence ATGCGAAGACCTTCGATGACGGTATCATTCTTACCGGTCCTTTTTCTATTAGGGCTACTTGTTATAAATATTATTCTCTTTGGAGATGAAGCCACTGGAGGCGCGAATCAATTAGCTCTTCTGATCGCTTCAGCCTTTACAATTGTCATTGGCCATTTTTATTTAAAAATTGATTATAAAGAAATAGAGAAGAAAGTTTTAGACTCGGTAGGAGTCTCCCTTCAAGCTCTTTTAATTCTACTTGTTGTTGGAACGTTAATAAGTATTTGGATTCTGTCTGGGATCGTACCAACGATGATTTATTATGGACTAAAGCTCATTCACCCATCCGTTTTCCTTGCTGTCAGTTGTCTCGTTTGCGCTCTTGTTTCATTAGCAACAGGTAGTAGCTGGTCGACAACAGGTACCATTGGTGTTGCTCTTATGGCCATTGGTGAAGCAATGGGAATCTCTGAGGGAATGATTGCTGGAGCTATTATCTCTGGAGCTTACTTTGGTGATAAAATGTCTCCACTTTCTGATACGACGAATTTGGCGCCAGCCATGGCCGGAACAGATCTCTTCACTCACATTAGACATATGATGTATACTTCAGGTCCGGCCATTGTTATCAGTTTGATTCTTTTTTCAATCATTGGATTTTTTCAAAATGCCTCAAATACTGAAAGTGCTCAAATTGCTTCAGTTCTTACTGGCCTAGAGGCTAACTTTACAATCACACCTTTGCTATTTGTCGTTCCTGCTGTCGTTGTTTTTCTCGTTTATAAGAAGACATCGGCTCTTCCTGCACTATTTGTTGGAATATTTGGAGCAGTAATCTTAACTTTTATTTTTCAAATTCAAGTTATCCACAAATTTGGTGGAACAAATGTACACGACATTGTGAAGTATGTTTTAGAGGTTGCTATTAGTGGTTTTGAAATGAACTCTGGTGGAGAAATTTTGAATAAGCTTCTTTCTAGAGGTGGAATGTACAGTATGCTTAAAACCGTCTGGCTTATCTTCTGTGCCATGATCTTTGGTGGAGCTCTCGATGCGACGGGAATGTTGGAGACGATTTCAACGAAGATCCTTCAGTCTGTACGATCTGTCGGAGGTCTTGTGGGTTCAACTCTTGCGAGTTGTCTCTTTTTCAATATGACAGCATGTGATCAATATTTGGCGATTGTTGTTCCTGGTAAAATGTTTAAGAAATCATATGACAAGTTCAATCTACACCCTAAGAACCTTTCACGTGCTTTAGAGGATGCTGGAACAGTGACATCTGTTCTCGTTCCTTGGAATACGGGTGGAGCCTATAATAGTGGGGTACTTGGAGTGTCGACACTAACGTATCTACCGTTTTGCTTTTTCAACATCTTAAGTCCGATCATCTCTGCTTTTCTTGGTGCAATGGGATGGACGATAGTGAAGAAGATAGAAGCTAAAGAGAATTACGAATATTGA
- a CDS encoding response regulator, whose amino-acid sequence MVKTEKSILIVDPKVQRRDMLASRFRIHGYAVDLANSGFHALSLIENVDYKSVVIIGNPHEMAGIEIASLIRDMIPKSQLQIIMVSHKSHQEDVLEAYKLGVNEYLLYDDKIFRLLFDKIETYSPTEKISREFLSEEQFTEANETAEKIDAQRGKK is encoded by the coding sequence GTGGTTAAAACAGAAAAAAGCATCCTTATTGTAGATCCAAAAGTTCAAAGGCGCGATATGCTCGCTTCACGCTTTCGTATTCATGGATATGCTGTTGATTTAGCTAATAGTGGCTTTCATGCCCTAAGCCTTATTGAGAACGTTGATTATAAATCTGTTGTTATCATTGGTAATCCTCACGAAATGGCCGGAATAGAAATTGCCAGTTTAATTCGAGACATGATTCCAAAGTCTCAATTGCAAATCATTATGGTAAGCCATAAATCCCATCAGGAAGATGTTCTTGAAGCCTATAAACTAGGTGTAAATGAATACCTTCTTTATGATGACAAAATTTTTAGACTACTCTTTGATAAAATTGAAACTTACTCTCCAACTGAAAAGATTAGTCGAGAGTTCCTCTCTGAGGAACAATTTACAGAGGCCAATGAAACGGCCGAAAAAATTGATGCTCAAAGAGGAAAAAAGTAA
- a CDS encoding substrate-binding periplasmic protein: MKSLITIVFILFKINFALAQDQGERILIGLSAASPPYIMKDRRSGYEIEIIREIFERHKYKVDFFFAPNKRIIEKFAQKNLDAIVNIDNDFIRKATPTKVYPSETLVTFKNIVITMKGKKLKDLNSLLGKRVLGFQNARVLLGKDFKKLSSQLKYYNETTNQETQVMMLLRGRIDVAISDQGIFNYFAKLHLKDKKVSDHFDFHPFFGQSPRSIIFHSKKLQEIFNSELQKLKNEGIIRDLNEKYSIH, from the coding sequence ATGAAAAGCTTAATAACGATTGTTTTTATTCTATTCAAGATAAATTTTGCTCTAGCTCAGGATCAGGGTGAACGTATCCTCATTGGCCTCAGTGCAGCATCCCCTCCTTACATAATGAAAGATCGCCGCTCAGGCTATGAAATAGAGATTATTAGGGAAATTTTTGAACGCCATAAATACAAAGTCGACTTCTTCTTTGCTCCTAATAAACGCATTATCGAGAAATTCGCCCAGAAAAACCTTGATGCTATCGTCAATATTGATAATGACTTTATTCGCAAAGCGACACCAACAAAAGTCTATCCTTCGGAGACATTAGTAACATTTAAAAATATTGTCATAACAATGAAAGGAAAAAAGCTTAAAGACCTCAACTCTCTCTTAGGTAAAAGGGTTTTAGGCTTTCAAAATGCTCGGGTTTTACTTGGTAAAGACTTTAAAAAGCTATCTTCTCAACTAAAGTATTACAATGAAACAACAAACCAAGAAACTCAAGTTATGATGCTTTTAAGAGGTCGCATCGACGTAGCAATAAGTGATCAAGGTATTTTTAACTATTTTGCGAAGCTTCATTTAAAAGATAAAAAAGTATCTGACCATTTTGATTTCCATCCTTTCTTTGGACAGAGTCCTAGATCAATTATTTTTCATTCAAAGAAATTACAAGAAATATTCAATTCTGAGCTTCAAAAACTCAAGAACGAAGGTATAATCAGAGACCTAAATGAGAAGTATTCGATTCATTAG
- a CDS encoding MarR family winged helix-turn-helix transcriptional regulator, which translates to MSVVRFNDTDLDIMVQIFRSVRLLDSMMEKGISEFNIPLAQFNVMGFIYYSEHPMTVTEIAEKSLVSKANVTGLVKRLESAKLVKKTHDENDARIRYIHLTAKGMKLIEKVLPRYFDITKDAMSIFSDRDKKKFLGFLDHIEGFLRVKYESERRGK; encoded by the coding sequence GTGAGTGTTGTAAGATTTAACGATACTGATCTCGATATTATGGTTCAGATCTTTCGATCCGTTAGGTTACTGGATAGCATGATGGAAAAAGGAATTTCTGAATTTAATATACCACTAGCTCAATTTAATGTGATGGGCTTCATTTACTATTCAGAACATCCAATGACAGTAACAGAAATTGCTGAAAAGAGCTTAGTTTCAAAGGCCAATGTCACAGGTCTAGTAAAAAGACTTGAAAGTGCAAAACTTGTTAAGAAGACTCATGATGAGAATGATGCAAGGATTAGATACATCCATTTAACGGCAAAGGGGATGAAGCTTATTGAAAAGGTTCTTCCACGCTATTTTGATATCACAAAAGATGCCATGTCTATTTTCTCTGATAGAGACAAGAAGAAATTCTTAGGCTTTTTAGATCATATTGAAGGTTTTCTAAGAGTTAAATATGAAAGTGAAAGGAGAGGGAAATGA
- a CDS encoding TolC family protein, which yields MRSILLGLSLIIGGQVLAQDLVLDEKAVIDLALKRNEAIGISKAELEIAKKKVDSAYSNLFPTMSASAILQKSKISGNISGSSDNWVDTGSLQVTQPLYTFGKISTAIDIAKVSKGLSRDKQLATKAEIENVSKKLFYSVLYAKELVKITNDSYQNALKNKQTLERRVSYGRISRNDNLKMQADLASRMPRLVDAKKNFELNKFELKNFLALESDFKVSGDLSNNQLEKKESPKSDSIDEIADVKILKKSLEISDLSVELSKAQRLPDLGAFASFSPTHLRNDAFGSEVANKEESAVGLSLTFDWPFGGSKNDAVEIKKIEKRVAALRLQEGKRSIKTQIDKINVQLESLKMKLDSEKRAVKLAESSYKVALGAFATGAVSQLQLNDSELLLTQNKLSLAGTLFEYMSVLSDLERLLVKGER from the coding sequence ATGAGAAGTATCCTTTTAGGTCTATCCTTAATAATAGGAGGGCAAGTATTAGCTCAAGATCTTGTCTTAGATGAAAAGGCCGTTATTGACTTAGCATTGAAAAGAAATGAGGCAATAGGAATCTCTAAGGCCGAGTTAGAAATAGCTAAAAAGAAGGTAGACTCTGCCTATTCGAATCTCTTTCCGACAATGAGTGCAAGTGCAATTTTACAAAAGAGTAAAATTTCTGGAAATATCTCAGGCTCATCTGATAATTGGGTTGATACAGGTTCACTACAGGTAACACAACCTCTTTATACATTTGGTAAAATCTCTACGGCCATTGATATCGCCAAGGTTTCAAAAGGTTTATCAAGAGATAAACAACTTGCTACAAAGGCCGAGATTGAAAATGTTTCTAAGAAACTCTTTTACTCTGTTCTCTATGCAAAAGAACTCGTTAAAATTACAAATGATTCTTATCAAAATGCGTTAAAAAATAAGCAAACACTAGAAAGACGTGTTTCTTACGGTCGAATTAGTCGCAACGATAATTTGAAAATGCAAGCAGACTTAGCAAGTCGTATGCCTCGATTAGTTGATGCAAAGAAGAACTTTGAATTAAATAAATTTGAACTTAAAAACTTCTTAGCACTTGAAAGTGACTTTAAAGTAAGTGGAGATCTTTCGAATAATCAATTGGAGAAAAAAGAATCACCTAAATCTGATTCAATTGATGAGATTGCCGATGTGAAAATTTTGAAAAAATCTCTGGAAATTAGTGATCTCTCTGTTGAACTTTCAAAAGCACAACGATTACCTGATCTTGGTGCCTTTGCTAGCTTTTCTCCAACACACCTAAGAAATGATGCCTTTGGAAGTGAAGTTGCTAACAAGGAAGAATCAGCGGTTGGTCTATCGTTAACGTTTGATTGGCCATTTGGTGGCAGTAAGAATGATGCTGTTGAAATTAAGAAAATTGAAAAGAGAGTAGCTGCGCTCAGGTTACAAGAAGGTAAGCGATCAATTAAAACTCAAATCGATAAGATTAATGTTCAACTTGAAAGTTTAAAAATGAAACTTGATTCTGAAAAACGTGCCGTAAAGCTAGCTGAGTCTTCATATAAAGTCGCTCTTGGCGCTTTTGCTACTGGAGCAGTCTCGCAGTTACAGCTTAATGACTCTGAATTATTACTTACGCAAAACAAGTTAAGTCTCGCAGGAACTCTATTTGAATATATGAGTGTTCTCTCTGATCTCGAGCGCCTTCTTGTGAAAGGAGAAAGATAA